The genomic segment GCTTCGGCTCGGCGGCCATGGCCCTCAGCGTCTCGAAGGCGGCTGCCGTCGGGCCGGCCGGTTCGGCCTGATAGACCACGAGCTGCTGATGCGGGGCCCCGTTGACCGTGAAGGCCGCGAACTTGATGTGCAGGTCTCCGACCTCGGGGTGCTTGAGGTGCTTGCCTTCCTGGGACTTGCTCTTGACCTCGTGCATCTTCCAGATTCCGGCGAATTCCTCGCTCTGCGCGGACAGTTCCGCCACGGCGTCGGCGATGCGGGCCGATTCCGGATCATGGCCGTACGCGGCCCTGAGTTCGGCGACACAGGAGTGCGCGGCTCGCTCCCATTCCTGGTAGAACTCGCGCCCTGCCGGGTCGACGAACACCATGCGGGCGAGGTTGTCGAACTGGTCGAACCCGCTGTGGAGGGCCGTGGCAAGGGAGTTGGCCGCCATGATGTCGAGGGCCGGGCCGACGACGAAGGCCGGAGTGTGCTCCCATCCGTTCATCAGCTCCAACAACTGTTGGCTGATGTCCGCCCGGCCCCAGTCGCGCGGGCGCTGCGAGGCGGTGAGGCAGAGGCGGTTGAGATGGTCGGCGGCTTCCGCATCGAGTTTCAGTGCTTGGGCCACGGCTTCGAGAACCTGCGGGGAGGGGCTGTTCTCGCGTCCCTGCTCCAGCCTGATGTAGTAGTCGGAGCTGACTCCGGCGAGCATCGCGACTTCTTCTCTGCGCAGTCCCGGTACCCGGCGTCGCCCGTATTCGGGCAGACCGACGTCCTGTGGCTTGAGGGCTTCGCGTCGGGCTCTGAGGAAATCACCCAAAGGTGTCCCATTGCTCATGCGGCAAGACTAGATGATTTCCAGCCGACGGGACCTGCCGGTCACCGCACTACGACACTAGGCTGCGGATCTTGAACGCGTAGTACCTTCATGACCTGATGGGCAGGATTTTCCCCGCCTCGCATGGTTTTTGCGGAGGCGCCGGGCTGTCGGGAGGCTTTTCGCCGTCCGTCTCATCCGTCCGTCACATCCGTCCGCCACATCCGTCCGCCACATCCGTGCGCCACCCGTGGGCGCACGATCCTGGGTGTAACGCACCCACCATCGGCGGACCATTTACAGGCGTTTTCCGCCTAGCCTCGGGAGCATGGACAACGTCACGCGCTCCGACTCGGTTGAAGGGCTGGGTCAGTTCCTCCGTGCCCGCCGGGGACGCCTCAGCCCCGCGGACGCGGGACTGCCCAGCGCCGGTCGCCGAAGGGTGCCCGGTTTGCGGCGGGACGAGGTCGCGGCGCTGACGGGTGTCAGCCTGAGCTACTACAGCAGGCTTGAGCAGGGCCGTGAACTCAGCCCCTCGATCCGGGTGTTGGACGCCATGGCCCGCGTGCTGCGCCTCGGGGAGGAGGACACGCGGGAACTCTTCCGGCTGGCCCAGCCGGCAGCTCGCCGCCGCACGAAGTCCCCCGCCAAGGTGGAGCGTGTCCGGCCGCATCTGCGGCAACTGATCGAGAGCTGGACCAGGACGCCGGCGTTCATCATCGGCCACGCCCAGGACCTGCTGGCCACCAACGCACTGACCGACGCTCTCTACCGTGACTTCGCGCAGCACGACAACGTGCTGCGCATGCTCTTCCTGGACCCCGCGGCGAAAACCTTCTACAGGAACGCCGAGCGGGCCAGGCATCGCGCGGTCTCCGACCTTCAGCAGACCGCCGCGAACACCCCCGAGGACGCCCGCATCCTGGAGCTCGTCGGCGAACTGTCGGTGCGCAGCGGCGAGTTCCGCTCCCTGTGGGCGCGTGAGTACACCCGGGTCCCGCCCTACGAGGTCAAGCAGATGTACCACTCCGTCGTGGGAGACCTGGAGCTGCGGCACGAGGCCCTCACCATCCGCAGCGCCCCGGGACAGCAACTCGTCATCCTGCAGGCGGAGCCGGGCTCCCCCTCCGCGGACGGTCTGGCCCTGCTGGGCTCCCTCAGCGCACCTGATGTGCCCCGTCAGCAGAATCCCGCGGACGGCGCCTGAGCCAGGAGAGCCAACCCGGGCCGCTACCGCGCATTCCTCTCGGCGTGCGGTTGGCCGCCGTACGGCCCGCGTCCTGGTGCGTCTGCCGGCCTCGGCCCACCGGAGCTCACCGCTCATCGTGCGGTACTTCGCCGGACGTACGTCTCGTCTTCCTGGGTGTAGGACTCCCAGGAAAATCGCAGCCTTCATAGCGCCGTAGCCGACGGGCAGACTCGAATTCGTCAACAGGAAATCCCCCACAAAGGGAAACGACGAAAGAGGTTTTTCCCATGGCTACGTGGTTTGTCACCGGTGCTTCCCGCGGAATCGGTGCTGAAATCGCCCGCGCCGCCCTGGCAGGCGGTAACAATGTCGTGGTCGCCGTACGGAATCCGGAGCGGGTGCCGGCCGATCTGAAGAACTCCGACCGGGTCTTCGCGGTCGCCCTGGACGTCACCGACAACGACAGCATCCCGCGGGCGGTCGAGGCCGCCGTGGAGCGGTTCGGCGGCATCGACGTCCTGGTCAACAACGCCGGCCGCGGCCTGCTCGGCGCACTGGAGGAGATCACGGACGCGGAGGCCCGGTCGCTGTTCGACCTCAACGTCTTCGGCCTGATCAATGTCACCCGCGCCGTGCTGCCCGTCATGCGCAGGCAGGGCTCGGGCAAGCTCGTGCACATCGGTTCCCGCTCGGGCTTCGAGGGCGAGCCGGGTGTCAGCCTGTACTGCGCGTCGAAGTTCGCCGTCGCCGGCATCAGCGAGGCGCTCTCCGCCGAGATGGCCCCGTTCGGCATCCAGTCGACGGTCGTCGAACCGGGCGTCTTCCGCACCGACTTCCTCGACGCCAGCTCCCTCTCGGTGGCCGCGAACCGCATCACCGACTACGACGACACCCCCGCGCACGTGACGCTGGACTGGATCGACAAGGCCAACCACGCGCAGCTCGGCGACCCCGTCAAGGGCGCCGCCCTCATCGTCGAGGTCGCCTCCGCCGAGAAGCTGCCCACTCACCTCTACCTCGGGCGCGACACCCTGGAGCGGCTCGACGTCAAGTACCAGCAGGTGCGGGACGACCTCGCCCCGTGGCGGGAGAAGTCCGCCGCCACCGCGCACGACGACGCCGCCTGACGCACGGCAGGGCGCCATCGCACTCGGGCGCCCGCAGCCCATCAACAGCCCGGCCTTCCCGACCACGTCACCGACCCCGACGCCTCCCAGCTGATGGCCGGCCTCATCCACGACATCGACTGTCTGCAGTCCGCCGACATCGCCGAAACCGTTGCCTTCATGGCCGCTGTCCCGCGCCACGTCAACCTCACCGAGATCACCATCATGCCGACCGCCCAGGCCATCTGAAGTCCGTCCCGTCATGGCGGGGGAGGAACAGCCGAACGCTGTTCCTCCCCCGCCATGACGCGTCGGCGGACGCGGTTGCCGGGACTCCTCTGAGGCTCAGCAGTCCGGCAGAGGTGGTGCCGCCTTGAGGAAGTCTCCAGTCGAGAACGGGAACGTTGTGGGCCTCGCCGGAGGGTCGGTTCCGTCTGGGCGACGGGACACCACTCACCGCCCCCCGGAGACGGGCCGGAGCCGGGAACGTTGCTCGGGTCTCGTCATCGGTCTGGTCCGAGTAGACGGTGACACGACGGAACCGAGGGTCTGCCCGTGGGCCGTGGGGGGGTACCCCTTCGACGACCTTGACGCGGGCACCGAGCAGGGCCTCGGCCGACGCCAGGGCCAGCCATGTGGCCGGTCGTACGCAGGTCTGTGGGAGTGTCCCGTCTCCGCTTGACGTACCCGAAGCACCACGGCGACTCCGGCAGGGCACGCACCATGAACACGACGGCGCCGCCTTGCTGAGGGCCGGTGGTACGGCGTCCCCTGCTGAGGACGCCGGTCCAGGACCGCTGAGGGAGCCTCCCTTACTGACCGAGGTCGCCGGGCAGCAGACCTCGCTCCGTGAAGACCTTCTTGGCGACGAAGGTGGCGTTGAGTGCCTTGGGCATACCGCAGTAGACGGCGGAGTGCAGCAGCGCCTCGACGATCTCATCGGGCGTCAGGCCGACGTTGAGGGCTGCGTCGATGTGGACGTCGAGCTGCGGCTCGCAGCCGCCCGGGGCGGTCAGCAGGGCGATGGTCGGGGCGGCGGGCGCCCAGGAGGGCGGCTGGTCCGGGGTGCTGGGCGCGGCTGTCGTGTGCCGGAGGGAAGTGGTGGGAGTGAGGTGGGACATGGGAGCTCCGGAAGAGGCGGCCGGTCGCCGCCCCACGTGTCCGCGCCGCACGACCGGCCGATGGCACTGGCCGGATGCGGTGGGTGGGTGCCCCCGGCCGCAGGAGGAGAAGCGGCCGGGGGCGATGGAGGGGACTGCCCAGGCGGTGGGGGTGCCCAGGCGGTGGGGGTGCCCAGGCGGCCGGGTTGATCAGGCGGCTGAGGCGCTCAGACAGCCGGGGTGTTCAGCACGTACTCGCGTGAGGTACGCACCTCGCCGCGCAGGGCGGCCAGGTCGACGTCGAGGACGTGTCCGTCCCACTTTCGGGGCTCGCCGTTGATGAGGACGGCGCTGATGTTGCGGGCGTCGGAGCCCAGCACGATCGTGCCGATGGGGTCGTTGAGCGGCATGTTGTTGAGGTCCTCGGCCTGGATGACCAGCAGGTCGGCCTTCTTGCCCGGCGTGAGTGAGCCGGTGACGCCGGCCAGACCGTTGGTACGGGCACCCTGGAGGGTGGCGAAGTCGAGGACGTCGTGGGTGGTGATGCGGGAGGGTTGCTGGTCGGTGCCGTGGACGGCGTTGACCGCGCGCATCCGCTGGATGGCGTGCAGCGCCCGCATCTGCGTGAACATGTCGCTGGCCAGGGCGACTTCGACGTCGATGCTCAGTCCGGGGCGGATACCGACGGAGAGCGCCTCGTCGACGGCGGGGATCGCGGTCTCCAGGCCGATCTGCGCGTCGGACGTGGGGGCGAGGGCCACGGTGGTGCCGGTCTCCCCCATCGCCTTCCACGCCTCGGAGGTCAGCCCGGTGGAATGGATGAGGGTGACGTCGGGACTGAGAATGCCGTCCTTGGCCCAGCGCAGGACCGCCTCGGAGGAGGAGGTACCGAAGACGGCGTCCACGCTCACCCCGATGCCCAACTCTTTCGCAACGCGGGCGAGTCCGGGGCCGTAGGCGAGGGCCGGTCCGGCGATCTCGTCGGTGGCCAGGGTGGCCAGGCGCAGGGTGAGCAACTGGTCGTCGCTGCTGAAGTACCGGCCCTTGATGCGGGCCAGGTCGCCCGGCCACTGCCGGTCCCACTCGCCGAAGTGCGGGCCCATGGAGGCGTGCACGCCGCGGATGCCGGTGTCGACGAGGGCCTGGACGGCTGCGTCGGAGTGCTCGGGGGTACGGGAGTTGTGGGAGAAGTCGAGCATGGTCGTGATGCCGCTGTCGATCGCGGTCAGGGCGGCCAGCCGGGTGCCGATGTACATGTCCTCGGGCCGGTAGACCGTGGCGTAGCCGGCCAGGGTGGTCATGACGTAGCCGCCGAGGTCATCGACGTCCGGCATGATCCGGCGCAACTGGGCCTCCCAGGCGTGCCGGTGGGTGTCGACGAAGCCGGGGGTGAGGATCGTGCCGGTGGCGTCGACGACCACGGCATCTGCCGCGTCGAGGTCGCGGCCGACGGCGGTGATCGTGTCGCCCTCGACGAGGAGGTCGCCACCGTCGATGACACCGAGGTCGGGGTCCATGGTGACGACGGTCGCGCCGGTGAACAGGACGCGCCGCCGGTCGGCGGGCCGACGCCGGAGCTCTTCGAGGACGGCGACGCTGGTGGTGTCGTTGACGTTCATGAGAGGTCTTCTTTCCGTATGGAGGTGAGGGCCGGGAGGACGGGGCCATGCGCCGGAGACGGCCGGCAGGGTGGGCCGTACGCCGGAGAGGGCTGGGAGGGTGGTCGCCGGGGGCCGGGCTGCTCGGACACCAGCCCTTGGCCGCGCCCGCGGCGGCAGCCAGGCCGCGGTTTCCCCAGGTGTCGCGCACGCGCACCCAGGATCGGGAACCGTGAGTGCGCTGACCGGGGAAGGTCAGCCGAGCTTCATGACGTAGCCCGCGTGGTGCAGTTCGTCGCCCTGGAACTCCCCGTAGGCCCAGAAGCCGAGGTCGTCCAGGTAGTCGATGCGGTCGCCGTCGATCCAGTAGCGGCCCTGGTAGGCGTGCGGGCGTCCGCCCCGGGTCTCGTCGTAGCGGCCGTCGGGGGTGAGCTCCTGGTGCAGGAAGTCGTGTCCGTCGATCCAGACGCCGACGCGCGGGCTGCCGGTCAGGTCCTCAGCGGCCGGGATGCCCGCCTCGGGGGCGGTGGCCCGGCCGGGGACGTCGGCGCCGGACCACAGGACCGGCCGGCCGGCCGCGACGAGTGCGCGCACCTGCTCCGGTCGGGTCATGAGGGTGGCCACGGCGCTCGGCACGTCGGCGGCGAGTTCGTCGGGCACCACCAGGAAGTCGGGGGTGTTGCCCGGGGTCAGCGTCGCGACGTACTCCGAGCGGTGGCCACGCCCGCCGGCCAGCGCCACGGTGTCCACGACGGCGGGGGCGACGGTCGAGCCGGTGCAGTCGACGACGATGGCGTTGTCGTCCCCCGCCGCGGTGATGATGCCGGGGCCGACCCCCACGACCAGGGAACCGACGAAGAGGAGGTCGGCGCCGGTCATGGTCCCGATCAGCGGGTCCATCGTCAGGATGCGGGCGTTGGTGAACAGGACGGGACGCCCCTCGTCGTTCGAGAGGATCTCGTCGAGGACCTCGGGGTTCCAGCGCACGGTGCCGGTGTCGGTGATGCTCATTGCGTGCTCCTCGGTGGAGTCGCCTCGTCGGTGTGCCCGCTGCGCGAAATGAGTGCCGGTGCAGGTCCGAGGCGAGTGGTCGGCAGCTACGGCGGCTGCCTGACCACCAGGTTCGTCGCGCGGCGGATTCGGAACCAGGCCGCCGTTATCCCAGGTGTCCGGCACCCACGATCCGTCCCGGCGCCTACGACCGCGGAGGCCATGGGGAAGGCCCAGGACGGCACGCTTCGCTGCCGCACGGCATGAAGAGACCCGTCGCTCGCGAAGCTGGGTGCGCGGCACCCAGGAAGCCCTCACCTGGGGAGACGGCGGCCTGGTTGCCACCGGTCGTCGGGGCGATCGTAGAGCCATGACCAGCAACGACACGCCCCGCGACCCGCACCCGTACGTCGGGATGTGGGTCACCGCCGACGGACACATCCGTCAGGAACTGCTGCCCGACGGCCGCTACGACGAAGCCCGCGGCAGCCGCCAGAGCGCCTACACCGGCAGCTACACCGTCACGGGCAACCACATCGACTAGGTCGACGACACCGGCTTCACCGCCACCGGCGACATCCGCGACGGCGTTCTCTTCCACGAGCACCTGGTGCTTTACCGCAAGGGCGACGAGCACACCCGGCAGTGAGCCTGACCATGGCCGAGGTCCACCTGCCGGTGACCGCCTCCGCCCGGACGGAGCGTCCCCTTCCGTTTCCCCGCGTCCTGCCAGCCTCCCGAATTAGGCTTCCCAGCCACTCACAGAGGCCACCTGCGGCGACTTCCCCGGCCGCGAGCCGAGACGTCTGTGCAGGTCAGAGCAGTTCGGACGCTCTTTGGCGGCAACACTGTCGAACCCGCGAGCAGCGGATTCGGTTCCGTTCAGGCGAAGTTGACGCTCCGCCAGCCAAAAGGAACGTTTCCGCAGGTCAGAGACCTGCGGAAGTGGGGCGGGTGGGACTCGAACCCACGGCCGACGGATTATGAGTCCCTTGGGGATCTTGGCGGCCCTTGCCGATCATTGCCGATTCACGCCGTTCTTGCAGGTCAGACGTGCTGATCAGGGTCAGCCCTGTGCGGTGCTTGTCGATCTGCTCCTGTCCTTGTGGCCCCTCAATGGCCCCTGGGGGCCGATGAGGTGGACGCTTACCACAGCGGCAGCCGCGTCCGCCCTGTTCAGCCGAGGGACTGGAACCCTTCGCGCAGCGGAGTCCCTTACCGACGCGATGATGCTCCATCCCAGGCCACCGGGGTGGAGCATCATCCCTGACGTCACGAGGCGATCCCGCCCACCGGACTGTGCCTCGACCTGGGTAGCGGCGCGTCGATCGGGTCAGCCGCGTCGATCGGGTCAGCCGAGTACGTAGCTCTCATCACCGAAGTCAGCGACGATCTTCAGCTTGCCGCCGAGCGCCTTGACGTACGCGGCGAGGGTGTCGACCTCACTGCGCTCCAGTTGCCCCTTCTCGATGCGCGAGACGCGGGCCTGGGTGACACCCATGGCTTCGGCAACCTGGACCTGCGTAGTGTGCTGCCGCTTCCGCAACTCGGCGAGGCGGTGCACACGGGAGGCCAGGACCATCACCTGCGCCCCCTTCTGGATCTGGTCCTCTTCGGCATCGATGAAGGCGAAGCCGTCGGCCAGGTCTCCCCAGGAGACGGCCTGCGGGTCCTTGCGGTGATCAGTCATCGTGCCCCGTCCTCTCCATCGATTCGCTTCAGATGCTCCGCGTATGCCTGCTCCGCCTGTGGTACTGCGACGCGGTACCAGCCGGACCAGTTGCCCGCCTGGTCGCCGCCGACCAGGATCACGGCCTGGCGGTCCGGGTCGAACACGAACAGCAACCGCACTTCCGTGGCCCCTGCCGAGCCGGGGCGGAGCTCCTTGAGGTTCGACAGCACAGATCCCTTGATCGTGTCCACCAGAGGCCGACCCAGCGCGGGACCTTCCTCCGACGAGATGATGCCCCACCCCTTGGCCCAGGGTGGAGCATCATCCCCTGACGTCAAAAGACGATTTTGTCCACCGGGCTGTGCATGGACCTGGGTCGCAGCGCGTCAATCGGATCAGCCGAGGACGCAGGCCTCATCGCCGGACTCAGCAACGATCTTCAACTTGCCGAATCACGAGCTCGGCCACGTACTGAGGGCTTGGTCGGCGACGCGGTGCATGTCTTCTCGGCTGGCGCCGCCAGCGGCCTGCACGGCGAGGCCCTGCCCGACGGTGTGCACATAGCGGGCGAGGGTTTCCGGGTCGGCGGTGGGGGGCAAGTCGCCCTCGGCCTGGGCTTTTTCGAAACGTGCCCGTAGGGCCCCTACTCCGGCCTCGCGGCGTTCGGCCAGGTCGCGGCGGACCGGTTCGCTTTCCGGGCCGGCTGCCAGCGCGGACTGCACCAGCAGGCAGCCGCGCGGGCAGCCGGGCGCGGTGTGGGCCTCCACGCCTCCGTGCAGCATCGCCTCGGCCACCTGCCGGGCGGTGGGCAGCTCAAGAGCCGGGGCCACAAAGGCTCCCGGGCCCTGCACATAGCGGTCGACGGCCTTGCGGAACAGCTCCTCCTTGTTGCCGAAGGCGGCGTAGATGCTGCGCCGGTTGATCCCCATGGCCT from the Streptomyces sp. NBC_00310 genome contains:
- a CDS encoding helix-turn-helix domain-containing protein, with product MTDHRKDPQAVSWGDLADGFAFIDAEEDQIQKGAQVMVLASRVHRLAELRKRQHTTQVQVAEAMGVTQARVSRIEKGQLERSEVDTLAAYVKALGGKLKIVADFGDESYVLG
- a CDS encoding amidohydrolase family protein, which gives rise to MNVNDTTSVAVLEELRRRPADRRRVLFTGATVVTMDPDLGVIDGGDLLVEGDTITAVGRDLDAADAVVVDATGTILTPGFVDTHRHAWEAQLRRIMPDVDDLGGYVMTTLAGYATVYRPEDMYIGTRLAALTAIDSGITTMLDFSHNSRTPEHSDAAVQALVDTGIRGVHASMGPHFGEWDRQWPGDLARIKGRYFSSDDQLLTLRLATLATDEIAGPALAYGPGLARVAKELGIGVSVDAVFGTSSSEAVLRWAKDGILSPDVTLIHSTGLTSEAWKAMGETGTTVALAPTSDAQIGLETAIPAVDEALSVGIRPGLSIDVEVALASDMFTQMRALHAIQRMRAVNAVHGTDQQPSRITTHDVLDFATLQGARTNGLAGVTGSLTPGKKADLLVIQAEDLNNMPLNDPIGTIVLGSDARNISAVLINGEPRKWDGHVLDVDLAALRGEVRTSREYVLNTPAV
- a CDS encoding helix-turn-helix transcriptional regulator — encoded protein: MDNVTRSDSVEGLGQFLRARRGRLSPADAGLPSAGRRRVPGLRRDEVAALTGVSLSYYSRLEQGRELSPSIRVLDAMARVLRLGEEDTRELFRLAQPAARRRTKSPAKVERVRPHLRQLIESWTRTPAFIIGHAQDLLATNALTDALYRDFAQHDNVLRMLFLDPAAKTFYRNAERARHRAVSDLQQTAANTPEDARILELVGELSVRSGEFRSLWAREYTRVPPYEVKQMYHSVVGDLELRHEALTIRSAPGQQLVILQAEPGSPSADGLALLGSLSAPDVPRQQNPADGA
- a CDS encoding helix-turn-helix transcriptional regulator; the protein is MSNGTPLGDFLRARREALKPQDVGLPEYGRRRVPGLRREEVAMLAGVSSDYYIRLEQGRENSPSPQVLEAVAQALKLDAEAADHLNRLCLTASQRPRDWGRADISQQLLELMNGWEHTPAFVVGPALDIMAANSLATALHSGFDQFDNLARMVFVDPAGREFYQEWERAAHSCVAELRAAYGHDPESARIADAVAELSAQSEEFAGIWKMHEVKSKSQEGKHLKHPEVGDLHIKFAAFTVNGAPHQQLVVYQAEPAGPTAAAFETLRAMAAEPKQAQVAVPAADLAAKDQ
- a CDS encoding Atu4866 domain-containing protein, which encodes MSITDTGTVRWNPEVLDEILSNDEGRPVLFTNARILTMDPLIGTMTGADLLFVGSLVVGVGPGIITAAGDDNAIVVDCTGSTVAPAVVDTVALAGGRGHRSEYVATLTPGNTPDFLVVPDELAADVPSAVATLMTRPEQVRALVAAGRPVLWSGADVPGRATAPEAGIPAAEDLTGSPRVGVWIDGHDFLHQELTPDGRYDETRGGRPHAYQGRYWIDGDRIDYLDDLGFWAYGEFQGDELHHAGYVMKLG
- a CDS encoding type II toxin-antitoxin system RelE/ParE family toxin, with product MTSGDDAPPWAKGWGIISSEEGPALGRPLVDTIKGSVLSNLKELRPGSAGATEVRLLFVFDPDRQAVILVGGDQAGNWSGWYRVAVPQAEQAYAEHLKRIDGEDGAR
- a CDS encoding SDR family NAD(P)-dependent oxidoreductase, which codes for MATWFVTGASRGIGAEIARAALAGGNNVVVAVRNPERVPADLKNSDRVFAVALDVTDNDSIPRAVEAAVERFGGIDVLVNNAGRGLLGALEEITDAEARSLFDLNVFGLINVTRAVLPVMRRQGSGKLVHIGSRSGFEGEPGVSLYCASKFAVAGISEALSAEMAPFGIQSTVVEPGVFRTDFLDASSLSVAANRITDYDDTPAHVTLDWIDKANHAQLGDPVKGAALIVEVASAEKLPTHLYLGRDTLERLDVKYQQVRDDLAPWREKSAATAHDDAA
- a CDS encoding TetR/AcrR family transcriptional regulator; protein product: MPSTGRPRSFDTDEALEAAMRVFWAEGYEGASLAALTEAMGINRRSIYAAFGNKEELFRKAVDRYVQGPGAFVAPALELPTARQVAEAMLHGGVEAHTAPGCPRGCLLVQSALAAGPESEPVRRDLAERREAGVGALRARFEKAQAEGDLPPTADPETLARYVHTVGQGLAVQAAGGASREDMHRVADQALSTWPSS